Proteins co-encoded in one Phalacrocorax carbo chromosome 5, bPhaCar2.1, whole genome shotgun sequence genomic window:
- the SLC5A12 gene encoding sodium-coupled monocarboxylate transporter 2 has protein sequence MSNFVAPEVKKFVAWDYVVFAALFLVSASIGVFFAVKERKKKTSKEFLVGGRQMTCGPIAFSLTSSFMSAVTVLGTPSEVYRYGASFVLFFLSYTLVIILTAEIFLPVFYRSGITSTYEYLELRFNKIVRLAATLIYILQTILYTGIVVYAPSLALNQVTGFDLWGSVVATGVVCTFYCTLGGLKAVVWTDAFQMIVMVVGFVTVLIRGTTLNGGSTKVWEDAYKGSRLNIFDFDVDPLRRHTFWTIVIGGTFTWLGLYGVNQSTIQRCISCKSEKHAKLALYLNLVGLWIVLVCAVFCGLVMYSHYKSCDPWTAEFISAPDQLMPYFVMDIFSSTPGVPGLFVACAFSGTLSTVAASINALATVTFEDLVKKGFPNLSEKMSTWISKGLCILYGALCTSMAAAASLLGGVVQASLSIHGMCGGPMLGLFTLGIMFPCANWKGAIGGLLAGITLAFWAGTGSFIYPAPPTKSIPLQLSTLNCTLANSTEALMTAAPTAAPDRPLLAESWYSLSYLYFSAVGCLGCAIAGLSISFTTGPSKGEDIPPVLIKPVCNLFCFWSERLKALLWCGVRHDSQEVDFEKNLPKVIANKTGTDDTFKNNTNKENKCQFPGYNPEENSYTNISRESRL, from the exons ATGTCAAACTTTGTAGCTCCAGAAGTCAAAAAATTTGTGGCTTGGGACTACGTTGTTTTTGCAGCGCTATTTTTAGTAAGTGCTAGCATTGGAGTCTTTTTTGCAgttaaagagaggaaaaagaaaacttcaaagGAATTTTTGGTGGGCGGTAGGCAGATGACATGTGGACCAATAGCTTTCTCTCTCACATCAAGTTTCATGTCAGCAGTCACCGTTCTGGGGACACCCTCCGAAGTTTATCGCTATGGGGCATcctttgttctgttctttctttcctaCACGCTTGTTATCATTCTCACTGCCGAAATTTTTCTGCCTGTATTTTACAGATCTGGCATTACAAGCACTTATGAg TATTTGGAGTTAAGATTTAACAAGATCGTCCGTCTTGCTGCAACACTGATCTACATCCTGCAGACG atcCTTTACACTGGAATAGTTGTTTACGCTCCATCACTGGCTCTCAACCAAG TCACTGGATTTGATCTCTGGGGCTCTGTAGTTGCAACAGGAGTTGTCTGCACTTTCTATTGCACTCTG gGAGGATTAAAAGCTGTTGTCTGGACAGATGCGTTTCAAATGATTGTCATGGTGGTAGGCTTCGTGACCGTTCTGATTCGAGGAACTACTCTGAACGGTGGATCGACCAAGGTCTGGGAGGATGCCTACAAAGGATCACGACTGAATATATTTGA CTTTGATGTAGATCCTTTGAGACGACATACCTTTTGGACAATCGTTATTGGGGGAACATTTACGTGGTTAGGGCTCTATGGCGTTAATCAGTCCACAATACAGAGATGCATTTCTTGCAAATCGGAAAAGCACGCTAAACT aGCACTTTACCTGAATTTAGTGGGACTTTGGATAGTCCTGGTGTGTGCAGTATTTTGTGGGTTGGTGATGTACTCTCATTACAAGAGCTGTGACCCTTGGACTGCTGAATTCATTTCGGCACCTGATCAG CTCATGCCGTACTTTGTTATGGACATTTTTTCTTCGACGCCAGGAGTCCCAGGGCTGTTTGTCGCCTGTGCGTTCAGTGGAACACTAAG CACGGTAGCTGCCAGCATCAATGCTTTAGCAACTGTTACCTTTGAAGACTTGGTCAAGAAAGGTTTCCCAAACCTCTCTGAGAAGATGAGCACATGGATCAGCAAAGGCTTGT GTATATTATACGGTGCCCTGTGCACTTCAATGGCTGCAGCAGCATCGCTGCTGGGAGGAGTTGTGCAG GCTTCCCTCTCCATCCACGGGATGTGTGGGGGGCCCATGCTGGGATTATTTACACTGGGAATTATGTTTCCTTGTGCCAATTGGAag GGTGCTATCGGAGGCCTCTTAGCTGGGATCACCTTAGCTTTTTGGGCTGGTACTGGCTCTTTCATTTACCCTGCACCACCGACGAAGTCCATTCCCCTGCAACTGTCGACTCTCAACTGCACGCTGGCTAACAGCACCGAGGCGCTGATGACGGCAGCTCCCACGGCAGCTCCAGACAG GCCTTTGCTGGCAGAGAGCTGGTACTCCCTGTCCTACCTGTACTTCAGCGCCGTTGGCTGTCTAGGCTGCGCCATCGCAGGGCTGTCGATAAGCTTTACAACAG gACCCAGTAAAGGAGAAGATATCCCACCAGTGTTAATTAAGCCAGTCTGCAACCTGTTCTGCTTTTGGTCTGAAAGACTCAAAGCTCTCCTCTGGTGCGGCGTGCGGCACGACAGCCAGGAG gtggactttgaaaaaaatctgcctaAAGTTATTGCAAATAAAACTGGAACAGATGACACCTTCAAGAATAATaccaacaaagaaaacaaatgccagTTCCCTGGTTACAATCCTGAGGAAAATTCCTATACTAATATAAGCAGAGAATCTCGCCTCTAG